A DNA window from Rhineura floridana isolate rRhiFlo1 chromosome 11, rRhiFlo1.hap2, whole genome shotgun sequence contains the following coding sequences:
- the PSMC3IP gene encoding homologous-pairing protein 2 homolog isoform X3: MSGGGKTREGAAGAGEGAAAILLRYLQEQNRPHSAQDAFGNLQREHGLGKTAVVKALEQLAQQGKIKEKVYGKQKIYFPDQDRFGSVSESELKGLDNEISELSCKVQTLQQNCRHMESELKELKGSMTTPEMVKEIEELKKDCANYTEKLERIKSAANHVTPEEKEKVYNEKKLYCREWRRRKRMVKIIHIRMERRATELLDAILEGYPKSKKQFFARGCTI; encoded by the exons ATGAGCGGAGGAGGAAAAACCCGGGAGGGAGCTGCGG gAGCTGGAGAAGGTGCAGCTGCCATCCTGCTCCGTTACCTTCAGGAGCAAAACCGGCCACACAGTGCTCAGGATGCCTTTGGCAACTTACAACGAGAGCATGGCCTGGGCAAGACG GCTGTCGTGAAGGCACTAGAGCAGTTGGCTCAACAAGGGAAGATCAAAGAGAAGGTGTATGGGAAGCAAAAAATCTATTTTCCAGACCAG GATCGCTTTGGTAGTGTGAGTGAGTCAGAGCTCAAAGGCCTGGACAATGAGATTTCGGAACTGTCGTGCAAAGTACAGACCCTCCAACAGAACTGTCGTCATATGGAGTCAG aactgaaagaactgaagggCTCTATGACAACCCCAGAGATGGTTAAGGAGATTGAAGAGTTAAAAAAAGACTGTGCCAATTACACAGAGAAACTGGAGCGAATTAAATCTGCTGCCAATCATGTGACGCCTGAGGAGAAAGAAAAG GTGTACAATGAGAAGAAGCTGTATTGCAGGGAATGGCGTCGCCGGAAGAGAATGGTAAAAATCATCCATATAAGAATGGAAAGAAGG GCAACAGAGCTACTCGATGCAATCCTGGAAGGCTACCCCAAAAGCAAGAAGCAATTCTTT GCCAGGGGGTGCACAATATGA
- the PSMC3IP gene encoding homologous-pairing protein 2 homolog isoform X4 — protein sequence MSGGGKTREGAAGAGEGAAAILLRYLQEQNRPHSAQDAFGNLQREHGLGKTAVVKALEQLAQQGKIKEKVYGKQKIYFPDQDRFGSVSESELKGLDNEISELSCKVQTLQQNCRHMESELKELKGSMTTPEMVKEIEELKKDCANYTEKLERIKSAANHVTPEEKEKVYNEKKLYCREWRRRKRMATELLDAILEGYPKSKKQFFARGCTI from the exons ATGAGCGGAGGAGGAAAAACCCGGGAGGGAGCTGCGG gAGCTGGAGAAGGTGCAGCTGCCATCCTGCTCCGTTACCTTCAGGAGCAAAACCGGCCACACAGTGCTCAGGATGCCTTTGGCAACTTACAACGAGAGCATGGCCTGGGCAAGACG GCTGTCGTGAAGGCACTAGAGCAGTTGGCTCAACAAGGGAAGATCAAAGAGAAGGTGTATGGGAAGCAAAAAATCTATTTTCCAGACCAG GATCGCTTTGGTAGTGTGAGTGAGTCAGAGCTCAAAGGCCTGGACAATGAGATTTCGGAACTGTCGTGCAAAGTACAGACCCTCCAACAGAACTGTCGTCATATGGAGTCAG aactgaaagaactgaagggCTCTATGACAACCCCAGAGATGGTTAAGGAGATTGAAGAGTTAAAAAAAGACTGTGCCAATTACACAGAGAAACTGGAGCGAATTAAATCTGCTGCCAATCATGTGACGCCTGAGGAGAAAGAAAAG GTGTACAATGAGAAGAAGCTGTATTGCAGGGAATGGCGTCGCCGGAAGAGAATG GCAACAGAGCTACTCGATGCAATCCTGGAAGGCTACCCCAAAAGCAAGAAGCAATTCTTT GCCAGGGGGTGCACAATATGA
- the PSMC3IP gene encoding homologous-pairing protein 2 homolog isoform X1: protein MSGGGKTREGAAGAGEGAAAILLRYLQEQNRPHSAQDAFGNLQREHGLGKTAVVKALEQLAQQGKIKEKVYGKQKIYFPDQDRFGSVSESELKGLDNEISELSCKVQTLQQNCRHMESELKELKGSMTTPEMVKEIEELKKDCANYTEKLERIKSAANHVTPEEKEKVYNEKKLYCREWRRRKRMVKIIHIRMERRATELLDAILEGYPKSKKQFFEEVGIETDEDFNVTLPTV from the exons ATGAGCGGAGGAGGAAAAACCCGGGAGGGAGCTGCGG gAGCTGGAGAAGGTGCAGCTGCCATCCTGCTCCGTTACCTTCAGGAGCAAAACCGGCCACACAGTGCTCAGGATGCCTTTGGCAACTTACAACGAGAGCATGGCCTGGGCAAGACG GCTGTCGTGAAGGCACTAGAGCAGTTGGCTCAACAAGGGAAGATCAAAGAGAAGGTGTATGGGAAGCAAAAAATCTATTTTCCAGACCAG GATCGCTTTGGTAGTGTGAGTGAGTCAGAGCTCAAAGGCCTGGACAATGAGATTTCGGAACTGTCGTGCAAAGTACAGACCCTCCAACAGAACTGTCGTCATATGGAGTCAG aactgaaagaactgaagggCTCTATGACAACCCCAGAGATGGTTAAGGAGATTGAAGAGTTAAAAAAAGACTGTGCCAATTACACAGAGAAACTGGAGCGAATTAAATCTGCTGCCAATCATGTGACGCCTGAGGAGAAAGAAAAG GTGTACAATGAGAAGAAGCTGTATTGCAGGGAATGGCGTCGCCGGAAGAGAATGGTAAAAATCATCCATATAAGAATGGAAAGAAGG GCAACAGAGCTACTCGATGCAATCCTGGAAGGCTACCCCAAAAGCAAGAAGCAATTCTTT GAGGAAGTTGGCATTGAGACAGATGAAGATTTCAATGTTACTTTACCCACCGTCTGA
- the PSMC3IP gene encoding homologous-pairing protein 2 homolog isoform X2, translating into MSGGGKTREGAAGAGEGAAAILLRYLQEQNRPHSAQDAFGNLQREHGLGKTAVVKALEQLAQQGKIKEKVYGKQKIYFPDQDRFGSVSESELKGLDNEISELSCKVQTLQQNCRHMESELKELKGSMTTPEMVKEIEELKKDCANYTEKLERIKSAANHVTPEEKEKVYNEKKLYCREWRRRKRMATELLDAILEGYPKSKKQFFEEVGIETDEDFNVTLPTV; encoded by the exons ATGAGCGGAGGAGGAAAAACCCGGGAGGGAGCTGCGG gAGCTGGAGAAGGTGCAGCTGCCATCCTGCTCCGTTACCTTCAGGAGCAAAACCGGCCACACAGTGCTCAGGATGCCTTTGGCAACTTACAACGAGAGCATGGCCTGGGCAAGACG GCTGTCGTGAAGGCACTAGAGCAGTTGGCTCAACAAGGGAAGATCAAAGAGAAGGTGTATGGGAAGCAAAAAATCTATTTTCCAGACCAG GATCGCTTTGGTAGTGTGAGTGAGTCAGAGCTCAAAGGCCTGGACAATGAGATTTCGGAACTGTCGTGCAAAGTACAGACCCTCCAACAGAACTGTCGTCATATGGAGTCAG aactgaaagaactgaagggCTCTATGACAACCCCAGAGATGGTTAAGGAGATTGAAGAGTTAAAAAAAGACTGTGCCAATTACACAGAGAAACTGGAGCGAATTAAATCTGCTGCCAATCATGTGACGCCTGAGGAGAAAGAAAAG GTGTACAATGAGAAGAAGCTGTATTGCAGGGAATGGCGTCGCCGGAAGAGAATG GCAACAGAGCTACTCGATGCAATCCTGGAAGGCTACCCCAAAAGCAAGAAGCAATTCTTT GAGGAAGTTGGCATTGAGACAGATGAAGATTTCAATGTTACTTTACCCACCGTCTGA
- the MLX gene encoding max-like protein X, translating into MADPPSVSPETSWRGKVDSTFNDNGLDPALFVESRRKGSIVSRANSIGSTSASSVPNTDDEDSDYQQETYKETYKDRRRRAHTQAEQKRRDAIKKGYDDLQSIVPTCQQQDFSIGSGKLSKAIVLQKTIDYIQFLHKEKKKQEEEVSTLRKDVMALKIMKINYEQIVKAHQDNPNEGKNQVSDHVKFNVFQGIMDSLFQSFNASISVTSFQELSACVFSWIEEHCKPQTLQDIVIGVLQQLKSQLY; encoded by the exons ATGGCGGATCCACCGAGTGTCTCTCCGGAGACTTCCTGGCGAGGAAAA GTTGACTCAACTTTTAATGACAACGGGCTAGATCCTG CACTCTTTGTGGAAAGCAGGAGAAAAGGGAGCATTGTATCAAGAGCTAACAGCATCGGCTCTACCAGTGCCTCTTCAGTACCCAATACAG ATGATGAAGACTCCGACTACCAGCAGGAAACCTACAAAGAAACCTACAAAGACCGCCGCCGCCGTGCCCACACCCAGGCTGAACAGAAGCGGAGGGATGCTATCAAG AAAGGCTATGATGATTTGCAGTCGATTGTACCCACGTGCCAGCAGCAGGATTTCTCCATAGGCTCGGGGAAGTTAAGCAAGGCGATTGTGTTGCAGAAGA CTATTGACTATATTCAGTTCTTGCACAAGGAAAAGaagaagcaggaggaggaagtCTCCACGCTCCGGAAAGATGTCATGGCCTTGAAAATCATGAAAAT AAACTACGAACAGATTGTCAAAGCTCACCAGGACAATCCCAATGAAGGGAAGAACCAGGTCTCTGACCATGTAAAGTTCAACGTTTTCCAGGGTATCATGGATTCCTTGTTCCAGTCCTTCAATGCCTCCATCTCTGTGACAAGCTTTCAGGAGCTCTCAGCATGTGTCTTCAGCTGGATAGAGGAACACTGCAAGCCACAG acccTACAGGACATTGTGATTGGTGTCCTGCAACAACTGAAGAGCCAGCTTTACTGA